In Astatotilapia calliptera chromosome 23, fAstCal1.2, whole genome shotgun sequence, a genomic segment contains:
- the cnga3a gene encoding cyclic nucleotide-gated cation channel alpha-3 isoform X6, whose protein sequence is MAKVCSENSFSARRRLSANDDELGVIENGESRVHSLCGDNCDRALRSESHRDSFTGAGAMARVKPEQERHDSFLDRFRGPELKDTSSLHSSAQSAGHHDAVRKRKKEIWIMDPATDQYYKWLSVIAGPVFYNLMMVITRACFNELQESYIHLWLILDYTTDLIYYADTFVRARTGYLEQGLLVKDSQKLRDKYRTTSQFKYDMIAMIPTDLLFLKYGIHNPEFRLNRLCKLPRLFEFFERTETRTSFPNMFRISNLVLYILIIIHWNACLFFAISKTIGFGSDTWVYPNISHPEHGRLARKYIYSLYWSTLTLTTIGETPAPVRDVEYLFVIADFLTGVLIFASIVGNVGAMISNMNASRAEFQAKIDSIKQYMQFRKVTKDLEARVIKWFDYLWTEKKTCDEKEVLKTLPDKLKAEIAINVHLDTLKKVRIFQDCEAGLLIELVLKLQPQVFSPGDYICKKGDIGREMYIIKEGKLAVVADDGVTQFVVLSDGAYFGEISILGIKGSKAGNRRTANIRSVGYSDLFALSKDDLMEALTEYPDAKKALEEKGKAILMKDNLIDEAVANAGADPKDIEEKIVKLQSNLDTMQTKFAQLMAEFTFNSTRMKQRVSAMEDKVKSIKPEDLSEVVADKDKKVQ, encoded by the exons AGTGAAGCCTGAACAAGAGAGACACGACTCGTTCCTCGACCGCTTCAGAGGCCCAGAGCTCAAAGACACGTCCAGTCTACACAGCAGTGCTCAGTCTGCGGGGCATCACGACGCAGTCCGTAAGAGAAA GAAAGAAATCTGGATTATGGATCCCGCTACAGATCAGTACTACAAGTGGCTCTCCGTCATTGCAGGCCCCGTGTTTTATAACCTAATGATGGTCATAACGAG GGCCTGCTTTAATGAACTCCAGGAGTCGTATATACATTTATGGCTAATCCTGGACTACACCACAGACCTCATCTACTACGCAGACACATTTGTCAGAGCAAGAACAG GTTACCTGGAACAAGGCCTGCTGGTAAAAGATTCCCAAAAACTGAGAGATAAATACAGAACAACTTCTCAATTCAAATACGACATGATTGCAATGATACCCACTGATCTGCTGTTTCTGAAATATGGAATCCACAACCCGGAATTCAGATTAAACCGCCTTTGCAAACTGCCAAGGCTTTTTGAGTTTTTCGAGAGGACTGAAACCAGAACCAGCTTTCCAAACATGTTCCGTATCAGCAATCTTGTGCTTTACATTCTTATTATCATCCATTGGAACGCTTGTTTATTCTTTGCCATTTCAAAAACCATCGGATTTGGGTCGGACACTTGGGTTTACCCCAATATCAGCCACCCAGAGCATGGCCGCTTGGCAAGAAAGTACATCTACTCCCTATACTGGTCCACGCTGACCCTCACCACTATTGGAGAGACCCCCGCACCTGTCAGGGATGTTGAATACCTCTTTGTTATTGCCGACTTCCTCACTGGTGTGCTGATTTTTGCCAGTATTGTCGGTAACGTTGGCGCTATGATCTCCAACATGAACGCCTCTCGCGCTGAGTTCCAGGCGAAGATTGACTCCATAAAGCAGTACATGCAGTTTCGAAAGGTCACCAAAGACCTGGAGGCCAGGGTCATCAAGTGGTTTGACTACCTGTGGACTGAGAAGAAAACCTGCGATGAAAAGGAAGTTTTAAAAACTCTCCCGGACAAGCTAAAGGCTGAGATTGCCATCAATGTCCATTTGGATACGCTGAAGAAAGTGCGGATTTTTCAGGACTGCGAAGCCGGTTTGTTGATTGAACTGGTGCTCAAGCTGCAGCCACAAGTGTTTAGCCCTGGAGATTACATCTGTAAGAAAGGGGATATTGGCAGGGAGATGTACATCATCAAGGAAGGGAAGCTAGCGGTGGTGGCTGACGATGGAGTGACTCAGTTTGTAGTGCTGAGTGATGGCGCGTACTTTGGTGAAATCAGCATCTTGGGTATCAAGGGCAGTAAAGCGGGCAACAGAAGAACGGCCAACATCAGAAGTGTGGGTTACTCTGACCTCTTTGCCCTTTCTAAGGACGACTTGATGGAAGCCCTCACCGAGTATCCAGATGCCAAGAAGGCTCTAGAAGAGAAGGGGAAAGCCATCCTGATGAAGGACAACCTGATCGACGAGGCGGTCGCCAATGCCGGCGCCGACCCCAAGGACATAGAGGAGAAGATTGTTAAACTGCAGAGCAATCTGGACACCATGCAGACCAAGTTCGCCCAGCTGATGGCGGAGTTCACGTTCAACTCGACAAGAATGAAGCAAAGAGTGTCAGCGATGGAGGACAAAGTGAAATCCATAAAACCAGAGGATCTGTCTGAGGTGGTGGCcgacaaagacaaaaaggtcCAGTAA